TATACATGTTCAAAGAATAACAACCAGAAATAATGTCTGAGGACACACCATCAACATCTAAACGATCTCTTCAGTTTTCTACTGAATTACCATCCTCGCAAATGACAACTTCTGAAAATATAAGCCCTATCAAAAGTTTaaatccataccaaaataaatggacaatcaaAGGCAGAGTTACTCATAAACGCCCTATTAAGGCATACAATAGAGCCACTAAAAATGGGCACgtgtttagctttgacattgtCGACACCGAGGGCTGTGAGATTAGAGTCACATGTTTTGATGAAATAGCTCAGTTACACTCTAACCGTGTGGAAGTAAGTTCACATTATGTTACTTCAAAGGGATCCATTAAGGAAGCAAACACAagatacaacaaactaaacagccATTTAGAAATCATCTTGTCTAATACATCCATACTAAAACGTTGCACCAATGAAGAAGAAGCAGATCAACAACATTCTCCTTTCACGCCCATTAGTGAATTGTTTCATCTAACCAATAACATGTTGGTTGACATAATTGGTCTTGTTTTATACATTGGAGATATCATTCCAATACAAGGAAAGATGGCAGTCAAACACAAAAGCGAGTTGTCAAAATTAATGATCTGTCTGGATCAACAATTGAGATCAACCTAAGGGGTCCAATGGCAGAACAAAGAGGCCTAGAATTGAAAAACATGTTGACCAGTGATAGTGTTGTTATCATTGCTTTACTTAATGCTTGCGTTGGCTATTTCAATGGAAAGCTTATAAACATAACAGCTGCCACAACGTTACATATCAACCCACCTTTTCTAGAGGCAGAACCTCTAACATTAAGAGGAAAGGACCCTTTGCTTGTTGCAACCTTTGTTCCAGAAACTATCCACACAAATGGGAAATATAGTAGAATGACTATTTCTTCAATCCATGAGAGGATGAGTATCAAACCAGAAACAATTCAGACTACTTTGCTGGTTGTTCTACGTTTTGTAAACGTAACTAATAAAAGTTTCTATTATGCAGCTTGTCCACTAATAGTCAATGGAAGGCCTTGCAAAAAAAAATGTACACAGCAAGCTGACGATTCTTGGTTTTGCCCTAGATGTGAAATGATCATGCAAGACTGCAACTATAGTTACCTCTTGCAAGTAAAGTTACAAGATTCCACAGGTACTCTTTGGGCCACTGCATTTGATGACGTTGGCATTAGCTTGCTACAAAAAACTGCAAAAGAGCTTTGTGCACTGGAAAATgatgcaacaacaacaaaaacacctTGCTCAGTGATTAACAGGCTTCTGTCACATCACTATTTATTCACACTCCTAGTGTCCACTGACACATACAATTCTTAATCAAAGATGAAAGTCACAGTCAATAAAGTCTCTCCTATTGACTTCAAAGTTGAGTGTGATGCACTGCTTGCAGAAATTGGTCGCCTAAGTACACAGGCTTAGAATTATAAAGGATCtttcatgattatgaaactttcaGTTTATAATACAATTATTACATTAGATATTTACatatttaatgcatttacaaataCAAACAATTACCTTTTATGAACACACGACTACttctataaatatgtatatgtacatttCTTACATCTATTTCTATCTCTTTGAATTTTTTTCCTCCTGACATAAGTTTTTTTAAATCATGCTTATTGCATTTGCATGTACTATGGTAATAAGATTTAGTCAATAAATAGATATGTTTATATGTTTATGCACATCTAAATATACAACATTTCAAAATCTTTGAGGAAGCTTAATCTTGCATTGGACAACACGTTTAACTGCTTATTCTTCTATAATGGTTAATTACCTTGCAGAATTAAATTGCTTTCCTTGAGATTCTTCTCAGTCTCTGCAATCTCAACATTCTTTTCAATATGTCTTGTACCTTCAATCCTCTTTCTATACTTTTCTAATGGACAGGGACTACCTTATTTGcagaaaatttatacatatatgcacatatatcttCTTTTTTCATATCTATTTGTAGAACTATACAACACCAAAATTATTCATAGTTATAGAATTTTGCAGATATACATGTGtacttatatatgtgcatatctatatatataaattttcatatatttgattaatatgtatatatacatacatctgtatgtatcaaagaattatatatatacacacacatatatgtatatactatAATTattcatagttttagatttttttatatatacatgtgtagtt
The nucleotide sequence above comes from Cryptomeria japonica chromosome 11, Sugi_1.0, whole genome shotgun sequence. Encoded proteins:
- the LOC131860400 gene encoding replication protein A 70 kDa DNA-binding subunit A-like: MASLATTSELIEDSTIDSLENTQDYAPTPFAIQFINVGDDLPSALLQVLSFQKMQNNRDDTDRHKLVLSDGTYMQLAILPSKYAILIDSDILKIGTIVQLSSYTCRYIWNTRYHSNTRKDGSQTQKRVVKINDLSGSTIEINLRGPMAEQRGLELKNMLTSDSVVIIALLNACVGYFNGKLINITAATTLHINPPFLEAEPLTLRGKDPLLVATFVPETIHTNGKYSRMTISSIHERMSIKPETIQTTLLVVLRFVNVTNKSFYYAACPLIVNGRPCKKKCTQQADDSWFCPRCEMIMQDCNYSYLLQVKLQDSTGTLWATAFDDVGISLLQKTAKELCALENDATTTKTPCSVINRLLSHHYLFTLLVSTDTYNS